A window of the Synechococcus sp. M16.1 genome harbors these coding sequences:
- the dcd gene encoding dCTP deaminase, translating into MAVLGRQAILQAVGEGLIAITPFNADHVGPASVDLTLGSTFRVFRKVHEVIEVRDHTDYRECTDKLEIPEGGHILIMPGETVLGITRERVRLGPGLCGWLEGRSRFARLGLMVHISAPFMGPGIDSQQVLEMSNFGPAPLAVVPGTLICQFIFQRMDGEEHYAGRFAGQSQSSF; encoded by the coding sequence ATGGCGGTGCTTGGACGTCAGGCCATTCTTCAAGCGGTTGGCGAGGGCCTGATCGCGATCACGCCCTTCAATGCCGACCATGTAGGGCCGGCATCGGTGGACCTCACCCTCGGCTCCACATTTCGGGTGTTCCGCAAGGTGCATGAAGTGATCGAGGTTCGCGATCACACCGACTACCGCGAATGCACCGACAAGCTGGAGATCCCTGAGGGCGGCCACATCCTGATCATGCCGGGGGAGACCGTGCTGGGGATCACCCGCGAACGGGTCAGGCTCGGGCCTGGCCTTTGCGGTTGGCTTGAGGGTCGCAGCCGCTTTGCTCGCCTGGGGCTGATGGTGCACATCAGTGCACCGTTCATGGGGCCGGGGATCGACAGTCAGCAGGTGCTGGAAATGAGCAACTTCGGTCCAGCTCCGCTGGCGGTGGTGCCGGGCACGCTGATCTGTCAGTTCATCTTTCAGCGCATGGATGGTGAAGAGCACTACGCCGGCCGCTTCGCTGGGCAGAGCCAGAGCAGTTTTTAG
- a CDS encoding cupin domain-containing protein: MFGLFQKKPEVCNVLGDSITLRLTAEQTDGKYSVAEFATPGGVGQPPHTHAWDETYLVLEGELNLNINGQPTVVGTGGCYQVKAGVVHAPTPNGDFCRYVMVGQPGGVESVFKSLKANQKDLSDMGKVVEIVTKEGVNIAG, from the coding sequence ATGTTTGGTCTGTTTCAGAAGAAGCCCGAGGTCTGCAACGTTCTTGGTGATTCCATCACCCTGCGCCTCACCGCTGAGCAAACCGATGGGAAGTACAGCGTTGCTGAGTTCGCGACCCCTGGCGGAGTCGGTCAGCCTCCCCACACCCATGCCTGGGACGAAACCTATCTGGTGCTGGAAGGAGAGTTGAACCTCAACATCAATGGCCAGCCAACCGTTGTAGGAACAGGCGGTTGCTATCAGGTCAAAGCCGGTGTGGTCCATGCCCCCACCCCCAACGGTGACTTCTGCCGTTACGTCATGGTCGGCCAGCCTGGCGGCGTTGAGTCTGTCTTCAAGAGCCTTAAGGCGAACCAGAAGGACCTCAGTGATATGGGCAAGGTTGTCGAGATCGTGACCAAGGAAGGGGTCAACATCGCTGGTTGA